The Magnolia sinica isolate HGM2019 chromosome 3, MsV1, whole genome shotgun sequence genome includes the window AACAATCAGGAAAAAGATCTTaccagcaagaaaatagaaaaggaaaataaaaaatagatggtaGCAAAACTGCAATAATTTGAGCCAGTAGATCAATGGTAGACAGGGTGCATTTCAACATTCAGGTCTCATATTTGAACCTTTCTTACCAGCCAATCAgcagaaacaaaagaaaagaaaaagatttttaaaaaataacttgaaACTGCTAATGAAATATCAGCATGTATTCAACAATGAATTATCAGACTTATAGATATTATGTTTCACCAAAAATCCGTGAATCGTAATCTTAGTAATGACACTGCTAGCAAAATAAGGTGAATGCCATTTTAATGGGAATCTACAAATGTCGTGGTTACAAAAGGGGACAAAAATGGCCATGCCCCAGGAATCAGAAGTGAAACTAGAAAAAGACCTGATTAGCGAAGCCGACTCCACACCCCAAGAAGATCCTTCCTATAATGAGCATGGCAAGGTTCTGGGTAGCTGCATTTACCACCACGCTAATGATGAAGACAATCCCTGCAATGAGCATGGTCAGCCTCCAACCgaggtttcttgtggtgtaggatGTGAAGAAGGTCGAAGTCAAGCCGGCCAGATACAATGATGATGTGAATAGTTGAAGGCCGTGGTTGTCGTATATG containing:
- the LOC131238549 gene encoding sugar transport protein MST4-like, encoding MDAFLIKFFPVIYRKTKDPGLDNNYCIYDNHGLQLFTSSLYLAGLTSTFFTSYTTRNLGWRLTMLIAGIVFIISVVVNAATQNLAMLIIGRIFLGCGVGFANQVQLHSIRSLVVQLI